From the Coffea eugenioides isolate CCC68of chromosome 1, Ceug_1.0, whole genome shotgun sequence genome, the window CTTGGTAGCTTTTCCTTCTCAAGCGCCCTCACCACCCATAAGAATCTGAAGCCGATCTCCATCAAAGCGGAAGCTATTTCCTCGACTTGTTCTGCTTCGATCCCTATCCAGCTACCGAATGCCACATAGACAACCGAGTCCTTCGGTTGATTGTCTAGCCAGTTGATGCACAAGCTGGAGTCTGGCTTGAAGAGATTGATCCCATAACCTGTATCATCCTCAAGGCGTTTATCCAAGTACATGGATGGAACTGTTGGACCCACTGTCTTCACTCGCCAAAGTCTCGCCATCCAATTCACCGCCTGTTCAATCATAAAATACTATTTGGTTGATTTACTGTTACTGTGCAGTAGATATAACTAGTACAAGAGGAAGAAATGCTTACATCTTCCTCCAATTTGTCAAATATGTTGAGGATGACCCAGTCTGCTTGGTCAACGTTAGAGAACTGATTAACTTGTAGGTGACGATAAGCCGGATAGGAACCGTGAAGGTAGATAAACGACGGAGTTTCGTTTGGTTGAAGCAGCGGCAATCCAGGGAGTGAAATGGGGGAGTCAGAAAGAGGAACCGATAAAAGTCCATGGTAAACATGGTAGTAGATGCTGTCGACAGCACACATTTGAGTGAAAAAAGCAGCCGTAACAAGTCCAAACTGCTTAGCTACATCAAGAGCCCATGTCAAGTGTGGATCATAAATCACGGCTTGAACTGGTTTGCCGTCGTCTTCTAGTTTCATGATAAGATCAGCCAAGGTTTTCGAGCCGACGGTGGCAAATTTTTCCACGTAGGCCTCGAAGCTTTCAGCTGCTGCATAGTCACCGTCGTCGTAGCCATCTGAAATGGTTTCAAAGTTAATTGACCTCTTAGGATCGGTGTGCATAGACTTGGACAGGAAGACGGTGTTGACAAAGGTGACTTTGACACCCTTTGCCACCAAACGCTTACAGAATTGGAGCAAGGGGTTTATGTGGCCTTGGGCAGGAAATGGCAGAGCTAGAACATGAACTTTGCTTGATCCCATCGTCATTTCCTTCGATTTTCCTGTGTATTTCTGTCCGAGTACTGCGACTACTAAAGAACTAATAAGAATGCCGTTCTTACCCGGTGGACCGCAGCCTTCTGCTGGCTGCCAGAGTTGACTTGtcagaaagaaaaagataggGAAAGGAGCTAGGAAGGCGGGAAAACTTGCAGTGCAAGCGTTGTCGACCGATTTTGTGCATTTTAATAAAATGTAAATTTGTTTGTTTATATATTATGTAAATTAATTGTAACACAAAATGTAAGTTTAGAAGACTTTGTCGTGAGTTAAGAGCCCAATCAAGGGTATTTAACTTCAGGAATAGTTGCCCCTGCCCCTAATTTCTGGAAGAATGATGAAGCAcgcttttcaaaaaattcttcaaagaATTGTTGTCCTCATCCTTGCTGCCTGCAGGCTGAAGCACGTTTTCATCCTGAGTTTCCACGCCCCATGTATTAACTTgaacttggaaaaaaaaaaaaagaaactggcAGAATATCTTCAACGTTGGCATTTGATGATCTTACAATTTCCAATGGTTTTAGATGGAATTTTCATCGTAACATATTTCGAGGACTACTTTTGCATTGTAATTCATCCAtcagtatatatatttttttgtattgtaAAACAAACCAGTTATTGATTGGATGAATTTTCAAGAGACAGTTAATGTTTATGATCACTACACTGCTCAAAATGGCACAAATTGATCACCACCAAAAGAACTGTTTCTCGAGCTCTGTAGTATGCGTCAAAGTTCTACCCATTGCTTTTCTCTGGCCTTTATCAAAGCTAGTCTTACTGTTTCAGCTAAATCCAAGGCTGGCATGCTTGTTCCTCCCACGCTGTCTGAACTTGTTCCATGTGATTCCTTGCAATAATGCCCCTTCCCAACCACTTGGTATCTTTGTCTTCATAGATAGCTAGCTTCAAGTTCATTACATATGCCTCATCTTGTGCCTGATCAACTTCTTTAGTGACTCTGGATGTTTCAACAGTGCTCATTTGTTCACGTCTTTCCTTTGCCAAAACTTACTCTTGCCAGTCTTTTTGTACTCTCTGGCCAATCTTCAGAGGATGTTTGAGCTTTGAATTGAATTGTCATTCATTCCTGACTTTCCAAATTTGCCATAGTATGTTCGTTATTAGCTCAATATGGCTCTGACCTCCAAGTCTCTTTTCTGCTTCCATGACTGTATTCCACCAGTAAAAAAAAGTTACCAGAATGTTCTGAAGCCCCACCTTATTGAACTGGTGACATTTTCCAAACATTTTTAGCTCTCTTACAGTTTGGAAGCATATGCTCTATTGTTTCCACTTGTTCCCCACATCCCTTGCAAATTGGATCACCTCTTCCTGTCCTGTTGTAAACCTGATTGTTCACTGGCAAAATTCCATTAATGCACTTTCACCAAAAACGTTTCAGTTTTCTTTTATACCTAACTTCCATAACTTCTTCCAGATCTTGAAGTAATTGCTTTCCACACTCGTTTCCTCAGGAAGTTCTCCTATACCTCCCCTCTTCAACCTCCAAAAGTTTTTGGCGTGTCTCGCTATGTATCCAGAAGTTGTTATCCTTTCTCCCTGACAAACTAATGGGAATCTGCAGAATTTTCTCCGCATCTTGTGTGTTAATGCTACTCGGTCAAGCAGCAGAAAAGATGAATTCAAATGATTTTGTACACCCTTAAGCATGATggtaaccttttttttttttttttcctttaaaatccGGGAACTAAAAATGTTGGCAAAATTTTGAGAAGAGTGGCATGCGAAACTGAACATTAAGAAAATTCAAGATGCAACTTTCTTTGGTGGCCGACGAGGCAGATTTGGGGTCATTTTAGTCATCAGAAGACAAGAAACACATTCGTATAAGCTTACAAGGTACAAACAAAGCGACTAATAATTACTTTTCTTTGAGTCTGACAACTTTGCTATCCTCTCTCGTTCCCCTCTTTTTACCCCACTCGAGGAATTCTTCGACATAGTTATCTACATGACTATCCTCCTCCGGAGAAAAGAATACTTTTCAGATCAGCGTCTTCAATACAAGGATTGGATTTTGAGAAGCAATCTTCCCATTAACTAATACACCCAGTTTAGTTGCTATAGGACAGATCTTATATGAACACTTAACTGTGCTAATTACAGCTATTCTCTACAATCTCTCTCTTATTTGATCACCAACAGCCAATTCCATCACTCAAAGACAGCGTCCGTGCTGGAAGGGAGAGGACAGAGCAAGCAACGGATGGTCTAGGATGTTAGACTGCAAGGAGGCAATGGCAAATCCAGCTGACTGTGGAACTCCATTCGGTGAACTTGAAATTGTGCTGTCACAGGGGAAACACGTAAAGAACAGATTATAAGTCCATTAAACATTCGCCAGGTTAAAAACTTTGGAAGCGCAAATGAGTGATTATAAATGTGCACTCTAGCCAGGTGCCACATGTAATACCTTAGTTCAGTTGTAAACTCCCAATAATTTCATTTCCTAGAACCAAATTTGATGATTTAACATTAAATCCTTTCTGACATTCGTATCATGGATCAAGAACAAAGACATAACTTCCATACTTGTGGACATTGAGTTTGTGAATGCATATCCAGTCATTTACATTCAAGGCACATTTGCTATGCGTGCTTGAATTGATTTCTCGTGCATTTACTAACTTGTAAGTTTCTTATGGCCCCTCAGACCAGTGATTCCAGAACAGAAATGTGCAACAATTGCACAGAAAAACAACCAACTAGAGAAGGCACCGCTACATACAAAGAAGGTGAATGAAATCCACAAGAAAACACAATTCCAACCACATGCCTCTCGCAGAAATATCAATAACAAACAAAATAGTTTGGACAGTTAAAACCACTGGGATAGCTTATAAGCTGTACTGTAGATGTTAAGCTACCTGAATGATAATGATAAGGAAGACTCCACAGGATCAGAGATTCCATGATCATCCGGAGGAAGCAGTGACCAAAAAACTGGAAAGCAAGAAAAGGCAATATTACAACATAtcccaaaaaagaagaaactacATGCAATCTTACCTAGACAATCAAATTTGAACCTGCAGCTCAAGTataccatttttattttttatttgaaaaagaattttaaaaaaaaaatgtctatGAAGGTGCAAACTAAATCAGTATACTTCTCTGCATATTTTACTAGAAAAGAATTCATCCTAGAACTAGCAAGCTTCGGCTTGTGCACCAAAATTACAAAAGTGAAAATTACCTGATTGTTGTGAGTCCCCTTGAAAACCAGAACAGAACAACATATCCTGCAGGTCAACAAAAGCTTTACAATCAGAACGCACTCCACTAGAGTATGTTTTGCAACTGCATACATGGACTGAAATATACTATTCTCACCTCTTTCTTACGTTGATTTTTATGGACCATTTCTGCAGGAAATGTATCCATATACATAGTGAATAAAATATAGTATGTTAAAAACACAGGAAGCAAACTGGAAAGAAAACATAAGAGCAGTCATAAAGAATATACTCAGTTAATTGTACAACTTTTGAAAcattaaaataacaaaagtagaaAACTGGAAAGGATCCTGGAGAATTGCAAAACTAGCACTgtacaaaaaatgaaatcctTGGTTGGTCACTAAAATGAAGTTCCAACAACATCCCTCATTGTCACTCTTACAGTAAAGTGGATAATGTCATAAAACTCCACTCATTCAGGCAAGAATTATATCATTTGGTTAGCTAGTGAATCTTAACATTCTAAAAACTATGTGGCCATGATGTAAAAGTAATaagttaaataaataaaataacataaTCTCATACAAAAGTCATGATTTTATTACCAATGTTAGAAGTAGTGGGATTAAGTGCCAAACTTAATCCAAGAAAACAATCATCCCTTTTAGAGCCAAAGTCCCAGAGGTTCAACTCAAGATTTGGTGTTGATCCTGAAGAAAATTGCAATTAGTTCAGAAGAAATATCATGACAAATACTCGCTCAAGTAATAAATTAGCAGCCTATAAACTTACCAAAGTTGCTGAGGGTTAGTTGGAGTGGATCTGGAGGTGGACGAGGAATCCAGGAACCAACCTATCCAGAAGTCCAGGTACGTCATTACTGAAAAATAATAGCAACAACTACTGAACAACTGGAAAGCATATGTCTTACATGGAAAAATGGGTGTTGTAAACACTGATCTGCACTGGGCCTCTTTGCTGGGTCCCATGAAAAAAGTTGCTGTGCAGGGAATAAAAGATTTGAATATTAGAAGACGCATACTTATTTTGTTAGACTACAACTCAAGCCAACGCAGATCAAAGACCCTGTTACTCAGGACTTGTGATCAGAATAGCTACCTTGATTAAATCAATAGCTTCCATGCTTGCATTGGGGACAATGTCAGAAAGATTAGCTGGCATAAtctattaaaagaaaaaaaaaagcaaaaaactAGAGATGAATATGCATCCATAAATACTTAAGGAGAAGGGGAAGTAGGGAGCAACTAGTACAAGCAGCACGAAACTAGTGAGAAATTAAAATTGAACTAACTTCAAAATAACTAATGTCAACCAAACGAGAAATGTTTCTTGCTTCTGGAAAAATGCTCCAATCAGGTCTACCAAGAACACAGCATATCTTGTACAGCTGATCCAATTCACTGGCAaccaaaaaacataaaaattaatattaaaattaaaagaaaattaaaaagaggCATTTCAGATTTTTGCTTCCATAAAACAATTCCAAGCATTGAACAATCTCAAATTAGATgtatttgattttcctttcagGTTCAAAAGTATGCTTCAGCTTAAGTATGATTTTGAAAAGTTTCCTCCACCTATAGTGCAATACAAAATCCCCAACCCTAGCTTACAAAGCAAACGCGTGGAAAGACTTTTTTATTCACTTGTTGAATATCAGAAGTAGGTTATAAATCACCTTTCACCGGGGAAGATTGGGCAGAAAGTAAAAAGTTCAGCAAGTATTGCTCCAACTGCCCACATATCTGCGATAATTAAAGGCAATTTGTCAGATGATATCTAAAATGGCAAGGAAATCACAGGAAGTAAACCAGATACCATAACTTAATATATCCCAGCAAAGAAGAAACTACATCCTCAACCACGTAATTGTGGGCCATGGTACATCAATCAGTTCACTGACAGTTGTGTTGCTTTGTCGATCCATACACAGCAAGCAATTACAGAAAACATACCGTGTAGATGCGTGGCCAACAAAACAGGCCAtcaaattgataaaataaaaCAGTTTAAAATATGTGGACAAAAGATTGGAACACAGAATAACCAATCATAGAAAGAGTTAACATCTTTTTTTTAGATCGTTTggtaaaccaaaaaaaatacaTCACACCAAATTGTAGTGGGAAATTGTGGGAAAATATGAAATAGAAGAACCAAAAAGAATATAAATACTACAGAATGTCAAGAACAAGGTAACTACTTAGTTAGATTCTCCCTACCAACTGTTTGTGTATAATGTTCATCAAGAGTCAGATGCAAGTTCTTTATTCCATGTTTGGGACAGGAATCATAAAGAAAAAGAGTAAAAAATAAGGACAAGTTTACGTAGGCCAAAATCAGAATTAAAGCTCAATGGGCAGATAGCTCAAGCTTTCATCTGTACTTCCTAAGAATGATGAGATAATGTTTGTTTCACATTCCTTAACAAATTTACTGGAGGTATTATTCATATGTAAAACCTGTATCTTGTGAGGATCCTTCATTACATTCAGGAACCCTCAACAAAAATGTTATGAAATGTCCCTGGTGCCCTCAAAAAAGTCTAACAAGCAGCATGGGAATCATTACCAACactgcccaaaaaaaaaggaaaaaaagccCTTTGCTCATGTACATAAATTACATAATTGTCACACTTAATGCAATCATCTATTTTATGTCATTGTTGCTCACCAATGGCAGGAGTGTAGGATGAGGATTGCAACAAAACCTCTGGTGCACGGTACCTTGGAAAACCACGTCGTTTCTCATAAGCCATGATAAATAAGACCTCATGATGGAGAATGTTCTAGTTATAGCAAAAATGACCCACCAGCGAGTAGAGACATATTCTGTAAACGGAGGCAGTGATGACACTTCCCTAGCAAGTCCAAAGTCAGCGATTTTGATGATATCTCTTGTCACCAGCAAATTTTCTGGAGGAAGAAAGGTTATTGGATAATTTGAGTCAGCAGTAAAGCCATGCCATAAATCAAAATGCTGGGAAAGGAAATGTCACCAAAATACAGATAAAAGAAGATGAATACCAGGTTTTAAATCACGATGAAAATATCCATTTCTATGCATGTAACTAAGTCCTTGAAGCACCTGAGACATCAAACCTCGAATCTCTTCCTCAGAAAAAAGCCTTTGTTTTTCTCTCATTATTTGATATAAATTATGTTCCTGAACA encodes:
- the LOC113778547 gene encoding serine/threonine-protein kinase MHK isoform X1, which gives rise to MERYKSLEELGDGTCGSVYKAINTETSEIVAVKKMKRKFYDWEECMNLREVKSLRKLNHPNIIKLREIVRENNELFFIFEYMEHNLYQIMREKQRLFSEEEIRGLMSQVLQGLSYMHRNGYFHRDLKPENLLVTRDIIKIADFGLAREVSSLPPFTEYVSTRWYRAPEVLLQSSSYTPAIDMWAVGAILAELFTFCPIFPGESELDQLYKICCVLGRPDWSIFPEARNISRLVDISYFEIMPANLSDIVPNASMEAIDLIKQLFSWDPAKRPSADQCLQHPFFHVGSWIPRPPPDPLQLTLSNFGSTPNLELNLWDFGSKRDDCFLGLSLALNPTTSNIEMVHKNQRKKEDMLFCSGFQGDSQQSVFWSLLPPDDHGISDPVESSLSLSFSTISSSPNGVPQSAGFAIASLQSNILDHPLLALSSPFQHGRCL
- the LOC113778547 gene encoding serine/threonine-protein kinase MHK isoform X2; translation: MERYKSLEELGDGTCGSVYKAINTETSEIVAVKKMKRKFYDWEECMNLREVKSLRKLNHPNIIKLREIVRENNELFFIFEYMEHNLYQIMREKQRLFSEEEIRGLMSQVLQGLSYMHRNGYFHRDLKPENLLVTRDIIKIADFGLAREVSSLPPFTEYVSTRWYRAPEVLLQSSSYTPAIDMWAVGAILAELFTFCPIFPGESELDQLYKICCVLGRPDWSIFPEARNISRLVDISYFEIMPANLSDIVPNASMEAIDLIKQLFSWDPAKRPSADQCLQHPFFHVGSWIPRPPPDPLQLTLSNFGSTPNLELNLWDFGSKRDDCFLGLSLALNPTTSNIGYVVLFWFSRGLTTISFLVTASSG
- the LOC113783231 gene encoding UDP-glycosyltransferase 74G1-like is translated as MTMGSSKVHVLALPFPAQGHINPLLQFCKRLVAKGVKVTFVNTVFLSKSMHTDPKRSINFETISDGYDDGDYAAAESFEAYVEKFATVGSKTLADLIMKLEDDGKPVQAVIYDPHLTWALDVAKQFGLVTAAFFTQMCAVDSIYYHVYHGLLSVPLSDSPISLPGLPLLQPNETPSFIYLHGSYPAYRHLQVNQFSNVDQADWVILNIFDKLEEDAVNWMARLWRVKTVGPTVPSMYLDKRLEDDTGYGINLFKPDSSLCINWLDNQPKDSVVYVAFGSWIGIEAEQVEEIASALMEIGFRFLWVVRALEKEKLPSNFVDETSEKGLVVTWSPQLEVLAHESVACFVTHCGLNSVMEALSLGVPMVAAPQLTDQPTNAKFIEDVWGVGVRAAADEKGIVRRETLVSCIREIMEGEKGKQIKENGIKWKTLAKEAIDEGGSSDRNIDEFVAELISGAGQPDA